The proteins below are encoded in one region of Misgurnus anguillicaudatus chromosome 24, ASM2758022v2, whole genome shotgun sequence:
- the zpld1b gene encoding zona pellucida-like domain-containing protein 1 produces MEWLCVPLLLISGIPSAFTQFNGFNCDPNHHSRFPSDRDISVYCGVQTITLKINLCPVLYSGYTDADLALNGNHGDIHCRGFINNNTFPTAMLFSITLSTLESCGNTLEVSTAQGYSAYGNISMVQMGNISGYIDTPDPPTVISYLPGLLYKFSCSYPLEYLLNNSQLASSSAAISVKDNNGTFLSTLSLILYNDSTFSHLISIPMNGLSLKTRVFAAVKATNLDRRWNVLMDHCYATPSGNPNDEIRYDLFFGCYKDPQTTVFENGRSQMGRFAFEAFRFVKHKNQKMSTVFLHCITKLCRADDCAMLMPICGKRRKRDTLENHVVSGSASGDAVITAGPIITRSDETPSNNSQLVNSSAHQWNTVTSGLMSGVVVLGVMSLGLFVLSLRLLRKPSPSSLTGVFNSGFR; encoded by the exons ATGGAGTGGCTATGTGTTCCTCTTCTGCTCATCAGTGGAATTCCTTCAGCTTTCACACAATTCAATGGATTCAACTGTGATCCGAACCACCACAGCAGATTTCCCA GTGACAGAGATATCAGTGTATACTGTGGCGTTCAAACTATCACGCTAAAGATTAACCTTTGCCCCGTGCTGTACTCCGGATACACGGATGCTGACCTGGCACTGAATGGTAACCATGGAGACATCCATTGCAGGGGTTTCATCAACAACAACACCTTCCCTACAGCGATGCTCTTCAGCATCACCCTGAGCACATTGGAGTCTTGCGGGAACACACTGGAG GTTTCTACAGCTCAGGGCTACAGTGCTTATGGAAACATCTCAATGGTGCAGATGGGGAATATTTCGGGCTACATTGACACCCCAGACCCTCCAACTGTCATCAGTTACTTGCCAGGTCTGCTGTATAAATTCAGTTGTAGTTATCCGCTGGAGTATCTGCTCAACAACAGCCAGCTGGCATC CTCATCTGCTGCAATATCAGTGAAGGACAACAATGGTACTTTCCTGAGCACTCTTAGTTTAATTCTTTACAAT GACTCAACCTTCAGTCATCTAATCTCAATACCAATGAATGGCCTGTCCTTAAAGACCCGAGTATTTGCTGCTGTTAAAGCTACAAATCTGGACAGAAG GTGGAACGTTCTGATGGATCACTGTTACGCCACTCCCTCAGGGAACCCTAATGATGAAATACGCTATGACCTTTTCTTCGG GTGTTACAAAGATCCACAGACAACAGTTTTTGAGAACGGAAGAAGTCAAATGGGCCGCTTTGCATTCGAAGCCTTCCGTTTTGTGAAACACAAAAACCAAAAGATGTCCACTGTGTTCCTGCACTGTATTACAAAGTTGTGTCGGGCAGATGACTGTGCGATGCTAATGCCG ATCTGTGGAAAGCGCAGGAAGCGAGACACTTTAGAGAATCACGTAGTGTCAGGTTCAGCCTCCGGGGACGCAGTAATAACCGCAGGGCCTATAATCACCAGAAGCG ATGAAACACCAAGCAACAATTCACAACTTG TGAACAGTTCAGCCCATCAGTGGAACACTGTAACCAGCGGCTTGATGTCGGGTGTGGTTGTTTTAGGGGTGATGAGTTTGGGTCTCTTCGTCCTCTCCCTCAGACTGCTCAGGAAACCCAGCCCTTCTAGTCTGACAGGAGTCTTTAACTCCGGCTTCAGATga